One window from the genome of Pseudanabaena yagii GIHE-NHR1 encodes:
- the yidD gene encoding membrane protein insertion efficiency factor YidD gives MQKRIPVKLPISHVFSTAARTVAVTAIAGYQKFISPHKGFSCAHRVLYGCESCSQYFKRVIAEDGILVAIANAKGRFQECREANEILKERRAKCQSRRRYYASRLASNTMTIEVGEPDDLGDTEPTDEPQESPNSDKPKIGGSRWASKRRSQATSNGGEGGNNCGNSNDCNDCANCADCADGMSVMDCDSLNCPDLSCPDLNCGNADCLSGMDCSGCGDCGDCGGADCGSCG, from the coding sequence ATGCAGAAAAGAATTCCTGTTAAGCTCCCAATTTCCCATGTTTTTAGCACTGCTGCGCGGACTGTCGCTGTTACAGCGATCGCTGGCTATCAGAAATTTATCTCACCCCATAAAGGATTTTCTTGCGCCCATCGCGTGCTCTATGGTTGCGAATCTTGCTCTCAATATTTTAAGCGAGTGATTGCCGAAGATGGGATTTTAGTGGCGATCGCCAATGCTAAAGGTCGCTTTCAGGAATGCCGTGAAGCCAATGAAATCTTAAAAGAGCGTCGAGCCAAATGTCAGTCAAGGCGGCGATATTATGCCAGTCGCTTAGCTTCAAATACAATGACGATCGAAGTTGGTGAACCTGATGATTTAGGAGATACTGAGCCTACCGACGAGCCTCAAGAATCTCCAAATTCGGATAAACCTAAAATTGGTGGTTCGCGATGGGCATCTAAAAGGCGATCGCAAGCGACGAGTAATGGTGGCGAAGGTGGCAATAATTGCGGTAATTCCAATGACTGTAATGATTGTGCTAACTGTGCTGATTGTGCCGATGGTATGAGTGTGATGGACTGTGATAGTTTGAATTGTCCTGATTTAAGCTGTCCTGATCTTAACTGTGGCAATGCTGACTGTTTATCGGGAATGGATTGCAGTGGTTGTGGCGATTGCGGCGATTGCGGTGGCGCGGATTGTGGTAGCTGTGGTTAG
- a CDS encoding succinate dehydrogenase/fumarate reductase flavoprotein subunit, translating into MIDHDVLIIGGGLAGSRAALSVAQNYPHLSVGLISKVHPIRSHSVAAQGGIAASLKNVDNDDWLTHAFDTIKGSDYLADQNSVQVLTQSAPEVIIDLEHLGVLFSRAEDGKIAQRPFGGHTYSRACYAADKTGHAILHELVMNLRRLGGTIYQEWYVMDLVYEDGTNGTEVKGVVAYSLETSQIEVFRAKAVLMATGGYGRVFNTTSNDLASTGDGLCLTANIGLPLQDMEFVQFHPTGLYPVGVLISEAVRGEGAYLINDLGDRFMANYPISKNRMELSPRDITSRNIACEIMEGRGINGGNYVYLDVRHLGREKILSRIPFAREEGLRLAGVDCIDHPLPVRPTAHYSMGGIPTNINCQVLGVDSQPIAGFFAAGETACVSVHGANRLGANSLLECVVFGKRAGEKLGEYVSDRPMPKIVSRPYLIDADTKLKRMLAKQGTSRIADIRQQLQDTMTEHCGIFRDDQRLKDGLQKIQTICDRYDHDLLVDDRSTVFNMELMQAIELRSLLTVGEIIMSSALSRKESRGAHSREDYPSRDDANYLKHTLGYVENGQVKTSDRPVDMSLQNIDRDRFTPQERKY; encoded by the coding sequence ATGATTGATCATGATGTACTAATTATTGGTGGTGGATTAGCAGGCTCTAGGGCAGCATTGTCCGTTGCCCAAAATTATCCTCATCTAAGTGTGGGCTTGATTTCTAAGGTGCATCCGATCCGATCGCATTCCGTTGCTGCCCAAGGGGGGATCGCCGCCTCGCTCAAAAATGTGGATAATGATGATTGGCTCACCCATGCTTTCGATACGATTAAGGGTTCCGATTATCTCGCCGATCAGAATTCTGTACAGGTTTTAACTCAATCAGCTCCCGAAGTAATTATTGATTTGGAACATTTAGGAGTTCTCTTTTCCCGTGCCGAAGATGGGAAGATTGCCCAAAGACCCTTTGGCGGACATACCTATAGTCGTGCTTGCTATGCCGCCGACAAAACGGGCCATGCGATTTTGCACGAATTGGTAATGAATCTCCGACGACTCGGTGGCACGATTTACCAAGAATGGTATGTCATGGATTTAGTTTATGAAGATGGCACAAATGGAACTGAAGTCAAGGGTGTTGTCGCCTATAGTTTGGAAACTTCACAAATAGAAGTGTTTCGGGCTAAGGCAGTATTAATGGCAACAGGAGGCTATGGGCGCGTTTTTAATACCACCTCTAACGATCTTGCTTCAACAGGGGATGGATTATGTTTGACCGCAAATATTGGCTTGCCTTTGCAAGATATGGAATTTGTGCAGTTCCATCCAACGGGTTTATATCCTGTGGGGGTGCTGATTTCGGAAGCGGTGCGTGGTGAGGGAGCCTATTTGATTAATGATTTAGGTGATCGCTTTATGGCAAATTACCCCATCAGCAAAAATCGAATGGAACTATCGCCTCGTGATATTACATCGCGCAATATTGCCTGCGAAATTATGGAGGGTCGCGGTATTAATGGCGGTAATTATGTATATCTCGATGTTCGCCATTTAGGAAGAGAAAAGATCCTCAGTCGTATTCCCTTTGCAAGGGAGGAAGGTTTGCGCCTAGCAGGTGTGGACTGTATCGATCATCCTTTGCCTGTGCGCCCCACTGCCCATTACTCTATGGGGGGCATTCCTACTAATATCAATTGTCAAGTACTTGGCGTAGATAGCCAGCCGATCGCAGGATTTTTTGCCGCAGGGGAAACAGCTTGTGTGTCCGTACATGGAGCAAACCGCTTAGGTGCAAATTCACTGTTAGAGTGTGTAGTTTTCGGTAAACGTGCAGGTGAAAAACTGGGCGAATATGTCAGCGATCGCCCCATGCCTAAGATCGTGTCGCGCCCCTACCTAATCGATGCCGACACCAAGCTCAAAAGGATGTTAGCCAAACAAGGTACATCCCGCATTGCCGATATTCGCCAACAATTGCAGGATACGATGACCGAGCATTGTGGCATCTTCCGCGATGATCAACGCCTCAAAGATGGTTTACAAAAAATTCAAACTATTTGCGATCGCTATGATCATGATTTGCTCGTTGATGATCGCAGTACGGTTTTTAATATGGAACTGATGCAGGCGATCGAATTACGCAGCTTGCTCACCGTCGGCGAAATTATTATGTCCAGTGCTTTATCCCGCAAAGAAAGCAGGGGCGCACATTCCCGCGAAGACTATCCCAGCCGCGATGATGCTAATTACCTGAAACATACTCTGGGTTACGTAGAAAATGGTCAGGTCAAAACTAGCGATCGCCCCGTTGATATGAGCTTACAAAACATTGATCGCGATCGCTTTACACCTCAAGAACGCAAGTATTAA
- a CDS encoding YdcF family protein translates to MSLFLSKLLPIFFYPLGLSSLLVAIALGILLWKSRQARNSSTVNRAASIFQRSRIASILLGVALAVLLCSSNEIISKFIVRSLEWQYLPNGELPQSEAIIVLGGGTRPRIPPRPWYEVNEAGDRILYGSWLYKQGKAPLLVVTGGRADWYGDGGNPESEDMAAIAEAMGVPASAIIQESQSFNTRDNAVNTKHILDQRAINKVLLVTSALHMPRSMEIFRKVGLEVIPAPTDFLSVNNENSKGLAIVLDLLPSAEALKNTTNAIKEYIGLFIYQLAGWA, encoded by the coding sequence GTGTCGCTATTTTTATCGAAACTATTACCAATTTTCTTTTATCCATTAGGACTATCCAGTCTGTTAGTGGCGATCGCACTAGGCATATTGCTATGGAAATCTCGCCAAGCGCGCAACTCCAGTACCGTCAATAGAGCCGCCTCAATATTCCAAAGAAGTAGAATTGCTTCAATTTTGCTGGGAGTTGCTTTAGCAGTTTTACTTTGCAGCAGTAATGAAATTATTTCTAAGTTCATCGTGCGATCGCTAGAGTGGCAATATTTACCCAATGGTGAATTGCCCCAATCGGAGGCGATCATTGTGTTAGGTGGTGGCACGCGCCCACGTATTCCACCAAGACCTTGGTATGAGGTGAATGAGGCAGGCGATCGCATCTTATATGGATCGTGGCTATATAAACAGGGTAAAGCCCCATTGTTAGTAGTAACTGGTGGTAGGGCTGATTGGTATGGCGATGGTGGAAATCCTGAGTCGGAGGATATGGCAGCGATCGCAGAGGCAATGGGTGTACCCGCAAGTGCAATTATCCAAGAATCACAATCCTTCAACACCCGTGATAATGCGGTGAATACTAAGCACATCCTTGATCAAAGAGCCATTAATAAGGTCTTGCTCGTCACCTCAGCTCTACATATGCCGCGATCGATGGAAATTTTCCGCAAGGTTGGCTTAGAGGTTATTCCTGCACCAACAGACTTTTTATCGGTAAATAATGAAAACAGTAAGGGCTTAGCCATAGTTTTAGATTTATTACCTAGTGCTGAGGCTTTAAAAAATACAACTAATGCAATCAAAGAATATATTGGACTGTTTATTTATCAATTAGCAGGTTGGGCATAA
- a CDS encoding murein hydrolase activator EnvC family protein: protein MTSKHFPINGETIFQLAQRLSKGVMRRFLRLALLTVLIAIGCCLMLGQGEPVQAQSVDELKNYQNFVDQQRQIIQKQQEQINALTKPAESRLAALKKNVRVTEAQIQENEKKIRQARSQLQNLSTKLQELEYDLNKKRDATSARLRYLQRQQLQRWWVTLLSSRDLNQFADRRRQIERIYNSDRKLLADLTQKSERVEKQRNQVVAQKNEIELLTQKLKYQKSNIEAEAVAQQNTIERLKSDRKALEQAEDRLAEDSRRLSQIIMAKVQPYSGVILPPGTGQLMYPTIGHVTSNFGWRTHPILGTERFHAGIDFGADYGSLIYASAQGRVIYADWYGGYGNAVIIDHGNGMTTLYGHCSDLYVKDGDVVEKGQPIAAVGSTGFSTGPHLHFELRANGEPIDPAAYL from the coding sequence ATGACTAGTAAACATTTTCCAATCAATGGTGAAACAATCTTTCAATTGGCGCAAAGACTAAGCAAGGGAGTGATGCGCCGATTTTTGCGGTTAGCATTGCTAACTGTGCTGATCGCCATTGGCTGCTGCTTAATGCTGGGGCAAGGGGAGCCAGTGCAAGCTCAGTCTGTGGATGAACTCAAAAACTATCAAAACTTTGTCGATCAACAGCGTCAAATCATTCAAAAGCAACAAGAACAAATTAATGCGCTAACCAAGCCCGCGGAATCGCGTCTTGCAGCCCTCAAAAAAAATGTCAGGGTTACGGAGGCGCAGATCCAAGAAAATGAGAAAAAAATCCGTCAAGCTCGCAGTCAATTACAAAATCTGAGCACAAAGCTCCAAGAACTAGAATATGACCTCAATAAAAAGCGTGATGCAACTTCTGCACGTCTACGCTATTTACAAAGGCAACAGTTGCAACGCTGGTGGGTAACACTGCTCAGTAGTCGGGATCTCAATCAGTTTGCCGATCGTCGTCGGCAGATTGAGCGCATTTATAATAGCGATCGCAAGTTACTGGCAGACTTGACCCAAAAATCGGAACGAGTCGAAAAGCAGCGTAATCAAGTAGTTGCTCAGAAAAATGAGATTGAGCTATTAACCCAAAAGCTGAAGTATCAAAAATCAAATATCGAAGCGGAAGCAGTTGCCCAACAAAATACTATTGAGCGACTCAAGAGCGATCGCAAAGCCCTCGAACAAGCGGAAGATCGTCTCGCCGAAGATTCTCGCCGCCTGTCACAAATTATCATGGCAAAAGTCCAGCCCTATTCTGGCGTAATCTTACCTCCAGGTACAGGTCAACTGATGTATCCCACGATTGGTCATGTTACCAGCAATTTTGGTTGGCGCACACACCCAATTTTAGGTACTGAACGCTTTCATGCTGGCATCGACTTTGGCGCAGACTACGGCAGCTTAATTTATGCCAGTGCTCAAGGTAGAGTCATTTATGCAGATTGGTATGGAGGCTATGGCAATGCGGTGATCATCGATCATGGCAATGGCATGACTACACTCTATGGACACTGTAGTGATTTATATGTCAAAGATGGGGATGTCGTCGAGAAAGGACAACCGATCGCTGCCGTTGGCTCGACGGGATTTTCCACGGGTCCCCATTTACACTTTGAGTTACGTGCTAATGGTGAACCCATTGATCCTGCGGCTTATTTATAA
- a CDS encoding M1 family metallopeptidase codes for MTRKSWDSYLELGFWDGESDKSKKHKSFQLPGAKPHYNPDRPGQVEHIALDLVLDISQQTITGTTKIRLRPVRDGIKDLILDAVNLRIDSVAVTDQIEAKPDPDKTKSKFDYDGEFLKIYLNEPTKANVPLEIAIAYAAVQPQRGIYFVQPTEHQPNKPTQVWTQGEDEDSRYWFPCFDYPGQLATSEIRIRVPKEFNVISNGELIEVKEQKKEKIYHWYQKEVHPSYLMTLAIGDFVEVKDEWKGKPVTYYVDKSRTADEAILTMGKTPRMIEFFSEKYGYDYAFPKYAQVCVADFIFGGMENTSATLLTDRCVLDQRAALDNRSSESLVAHELAHQWFGDLVVIKHWSHAWVKEGAATYAEVLWTDHEYGAEDAAYYRLGEARSYLAEDRDRYRRPMVTHVYREAIELYDRHIYEKGGCVYHMLRTELGDELFWKAIHHFVRTNAHKTVETIDLLRAIEEATGRNILFLFDQYVFRGGHPEYKVGYSWDSDNNLAKVTVSQTQDELFDLKIPIGFGFEDVAESQVFKVRVFEKEQSFYFPLKTKPKYISFDQGNHYLKQVTLDYGVAELKAGLQSDPDPLARIQAAEALAKKGGLEAVKALGQALIDERFWGVRVEIAENLASIKLDQAFEALAKGLEDPNAKVRNAVLSGLAQNKVQKSLDLIKPFIKKGDPSYTVEATAARLSGELAAALSHEREPSKVVKLLQTVLKERAGWNEVVRSGAIAGLAKIKESDEALETILKYTEPDVPQPLRLASIRALGAMGKSQTKPKTEKILNRLQVISQETFFLTQMAVVGALGQIDSAGAIGVLRSLSDSTPDGRVRRVADEAIQRVQKAIGKDAGLKQLREELDQLRKDNQSLKSRLEAIEAKSKP; via the coding sequence ATGACTCGCAAATCGTGGGACAGCTATTTAGAATTGGGCTTTTGGGATGGAGAAAGCGACAAATCGAAAAAACATAAATCTTTTCAACTTCCGGGCGCAAAACCCCATTACAACCCCGATCGCCCCGGACAGGTGGAACATATTGCCCTCGATTTAGTTCTGGATATTTCCCAGCAAACAATTACAGGAACTACTAAAATTCGTCTTCGTCCTGTGCGTGATGGCATCAAGGATTTGATTTTAGATGCGGTGAATTTGCGGATTGACTCGGTGGCAGTCACCGATCAAATCGAAGCTAAGCCCGATCCCGACAAAACCAAGAGCAAGTTTGACTATGATGGCGAATTCCTAAAAATCTATCTCAATGAACCCACTAAAGCAAATGTGCCTCTTGAGATTGCGATCGCCTATGCTGCTGTACAACCTCAACGCGGTATTTACTTTGTCCAGCCTACGGAGCATCAACCCAATAAACCCACACAGGTCTGGACTCAGGGCGAAGATGAAGACTCGCGCTATTGGTTCCCTTGCTTTGATTACCCCGGACAATTAGCAACTTCCGAAATTCGCATTCGTGTTCCCAAGGAATTTAACGTAATTTCCAATGGGGAATTAATTGAAGTTAAGGAACAGAAAAAAGAGAAAATTTATCACTGGTATCAAAAGGAAGTCCATCCTAGTTACTTGATGACCTTAGCGATCGGTGATTTTGTCGAAGTGAAAGACGAATGGAAAGGTAAACCTGTTACCTACTATGTAGACAAGTCTCGCACGGCTGATGAAGCCATCTTAACGATGGGCAAAACCCCACGCATGATTGAATTCTTCAGCGAGAAGTATGGCTATGATTACGCCTTTCCAAAATATGCTCAGGTTTGTGTAGCTGACTTTATTTTCGGTGGCATGGAAAATACTTCCGCAACTTTATTAACCGATCGCTGTGTTTTAGACCAGAGAGCCGCACTGGATAATCGCTCTAGTGAAAGCCTTGTTGCCCATGAATTAGCGCACCAATGGTTTGGTGATTTGGTGGTGATTAAGCATTGGTCGCACGCATGGGTGAAGGAAGGGGCGGCAACCTACGCAGAGGTGCTTTGGACAGACCATGAATATGGAGCTGAAGATGCTGCCTATTATCGTCTGGGGGAAGCTAGAAGCTATTTGGCAGAAGATCGCGATCGCTATCGTCGTCCGATGGTGACCCATGTCTATCGCGAGGCGATCGAGCTATATGATCGCCATATCTACGAGAAGGGCGGCTGTGTGTACCATATGCTGCGAACCGAACTCGGCGATGAGTTGTTCTGGAAAGCGATTCATCATTTTGTGCGGACAAATGCCCATAAAACCGTTGAGACCATTGATTTATTAAGAGCGATCGAGGAGGCTACAGGACGCAATATTCTCTTCCTCTTTGATCAATATGTCTTCCGTGGTGGACATCCTGAATACAAGGTAGGCTATAGCTGGGATAGTGATAATAACTTGGCGAAGGTCACAGTTTCCCAAACTCAGGATGAACTATTTGATTTAAAGATTCCCATTGGTTTTGGATTTGAAGATGTTGCGGAATCGCAGGTTTTCAAAGTGCGCGTATTTGAGAAAGAACAGTCTTTCTATTTCCCCTTAAAGACTAAGCCCAAGTATATTAGCTTCGATCAAGGGAATCACTATCTCAAACAAGTTACTCTCGATTATGGTGTTGCCGAACTGAAGGCAGGCTTGCAGTCTGACCCCGATCCCCTTGCGCGTATCCAAGCGGCGGAAGCTTTGGCGAAAAAAGGAGGATTAGAGGCGGTGAAAGCCTTGGGTCAAGCCTTAATCGATGAACGCTTCTGGGGTGTGCGTGTGGAAATCGCTGAGAATCTTGCCTCGATTAAACTCGATCAAGCCTTTGAAGCCTTGGCTAAGGGATTGGAAGATCCCAATGCGAAGGTGAGAAATGCGGTTCTTAGTGGTCTAGCACAGAACAAGGTGCAGAAGAGTTTGGATTTGATTAAGCCCTTCATTAAGAAGGGAGATCCTAGCTATACCGTTGAAGCTACCGCCGCTAGATTGTCGGGCGAATTAGCCGCCGCTTTGAGTCATGAACGGGAACCTTCTAAGGTGGTCAAACTGTTGCAAACAGTTCTCAAAGAACGTGCAGGCTGGAATGAAGTAGTGCGTTCGGGCGCGATCGCAGGTTTAGCCAAAATTAAGGAATCCGATGAGGCGCTAGAAACCATCCTCAAATATACAGAACCCGATGTACCTCAGCCCTTGCGCCTAGCCTCCATTCGTGCCCTTGGTGCTATGGGCAAGTCGCAGACTAAACCCAAAACCGAGAAAATCCTCAATCGCTTGCAGGTCATTTCCCAAGAGACATTCTTTTTAACCCAAATGGCAGTGGTTGGCGCTTTGGGACAAATTGATAGTGCGGGGGCAATTGGTGTGCTGCGATCGCTATCGGACTCTACGCCCGATGGTCGGGTGCGGCGGGTTGCTGATGAAGCAATTCAGCGTGTCCAAAAGGCGATCGGTAAGGATGCGGGTTTAAAGCAACTACGCGAAGAACTCGATCAATTGCGTAAGGATAATCAATCCCTCAAGAGTCGATTGGAAGCGATCGAAGCAAAGTCTAAACCATAA
- a CDS encoding pentapeptide repeat-containing protein, with protein sequence MAIDEFIKLLDQGVNNWNRWRETHPDIRGVDLSEIQLEGIDLSGIDLSMVNLRGARLRDVNLSSANLRGSDLSMANLRGVDLSGANLSSSHLSMICLSEANLSNTNLSGADLRGSNLRLANLDRADLSTAKLNMSSLNGVSMIGAILIGANLSRAELREANLAGTDFSRANLSEADLSHSNLNVAALVGADLIGATLVDIDLSESNLCRANLIGANLYRANLCGCDLIGADMRGTNCSEAYFIGADLSRADLNRAEFTGSNLSKTNFTGANTETTDFQDAILPDVW encoded by the coding sequence GTGGCGATCGACGAATTTATAAAACTGCTGGATCAAGGCGTAAATAACTGGAACAGATGGCGAGAAACTCATCCTGATATTCGCGGTGTTGATCTCAGTGAAATTCAGTTAGAGGGTATTGACCTATCTGGCATTGATCTCAGTATGGTGAATTTGCGTGGGGCAAGACTACGGGATGTCAATCTGTCCTCTGCTAATTTGCGTGGTTCAGACTTGAGCATGGCAAATCTCCGAGGTGTCGATCTCAGTGGTGCAAATCTTAGCTCATCGCATCTCAGTATGATTTGCCTAAGTGAGGCGAATCTCAGTAATACCAATTTAAGTGGTGCTGACTTGCGCGGCTCCAATCTCCGTCTTGCAAACCTCGATCGCGCTGATTTATCAACCGCGAAGCTGAATATGTCCAGCTTGAATGGTGTCAGCATGATTGGCGCAATTCTGATTGGGGCAAATCTCAGTCGTGCTGAGCTACGTGAAGCCAATCTAGCTGGAACTGATTTTAGTCGCGCTAACCTAAGCGAAGCCGATCTCTCCCACAGTAATCTTAATGTTGCGGCTTTGGTGGGTGCAGATTTGATTGGTGCAACCCTTGTGGATATTGATCTCAGTGAGTCCAATCTTTGCCGCGCTAATTTGATTGGGGCAAATCTCTATCGCGCTAATCTCTGTGGCTGCGATCTGATTGGTGCAGATATGCGGGGCACAAATTGCAGTGAAGCCTATTTTATTGGTGCAGATTTAAGTCGTGCAGATCTGAATCGTGCCGAGTTTACTGGCTCCAATCTCAGCAAAACTAACTTTACTGGTGCAAATACCGAAACCACCGATTTTCAAGATGCCATTCTGCCAGATGTTTGGTAA
- a CDS encoding polysaccharide deacetylase family protein, which translates to MNVIWVVLALAALGTGMGAAIASRFVSYRTASTSVETPDTNLDNSVAKSRNAPSFCQYNALDSVTASLYQVRAINAIANDPLPTLSNLSNAINADLVASFNPAPFPQISDRARGAKVPIIMYHDITAVKDVEWDVTPEDLEKHFQALQDGGYTPITMDRLVNHLRTGSQLPEKPVLLTFDDNYVGQYKYAFPLLKKYNYPAVWSVHTRFVGTAGQKPKATWDQLREMQKSGLITIASHTVNHLNMKNLSNAELEREVLESKKTLEKELGIAIDYFTYPEGDFTERAKDKVKDAGYKAALSMSLDPRQERSANESDDLLAIMRFGQSRFSDAIEQASSGTSASQVSLLPTVSNGSINFTTPVEKKKVTVDGLSLTLVYGGRAVTAHADKRAQVAEILGMTPNAIAAVDGGFFSLERIDGNTMIGPVMSQFSSNAGVFNVGNKGENPLLNGRPLVLISPTTIKFIPFNAAKHNSLEAVKAELPDVTDAFVAAGWLVRDGKPQSAESFGKLYGFDASRDRAFWGIDRSGRPVIGVTMEMIDSVGLGKVLAKAGLQDVVMLDSGASASLAYRGKSVMAYEPRPVPHIVALLPPDPAPVEAAEKPNCPVSLNRF; encoded by the coding sequence ATGAACGTAATTTGGGTCGTGCTAGCATTGGCTGCCCTCGGTACTGGCATGGGCGCAGCGATCGCTTCACGATTTGTATCCTATCGAACTGCCTCCACCAGCGTAGAAACTCCCGATACCAACCTAGATAATTCCGTTGCCAAATCTAGAAATGCACCTTCATTTTGCCAGTACAACGCACTGGACTCGGTAACAGCTTCGCTATATCAAGTCAGAGCGATCAATGCGATCGCCAATGATCCATTACCAACCCTCTCAAATTTAAGTAATGCGATTAATGCGGATCTAGTCGCCAGTTTTAATCCTGCCCCATTTCCCCAAATTAGCGATCGTGCGCGTGGGGCAAAAGTCCCGATCATCATGTATCACGATATCACCGCAGTTAAAGATGTGGAGTGGGATGTCACCCCAGAGGATCTCGAAAAGCATTTTCAAGCGCTGCAAGATGGTGGATATACACCAATTACGATGGATCGCCTCGTCAACCATTTGCGGACTGGCTCTCAATTACCAGAAAAGCCTGTATTGCTGACCTTTGACGATAACTATGTTGGTCAATACAAGTACGCTTTCCCCTTGCTCAAAAAATATAACTATCCTGCGGTATGGTCAGTACATACCCGTTTTGTCGGCACTGCGGGTCAAAAGCCCAAGGCAACATGGGATCAACTGCGGGAAATGCAAAAAAGTGGTTTGATTACCATTGCTTCCCATACGGTAAATCATCTGAATATGAAGAACCTCAGCAATGCAGAACTAGAACGTGAGGTATTAGAATCGAAAAAAACTCTGGAAAAAGAATTGGGAATTGCCATCGATTACTTTACCTATCCTGAAGGTGACTTTACGGAACGTGCTAAGGACAAGGTGAAGGATGCAGGTTACAAGGCAGCGCTGTCAATGAGTCTCGATCCCCGCCAAGAGCGCTCGGCTAATGAATCCGATGATTTACTTGCAATTATGCGTTTTGGACAGTCACGCTTTAGTGATGCGATCGAGCAAGCTTCCAGTGGAACTTCCGCAAGTCAAGTTTCACTTTTGCCCACTGTCAGCAATGGTTCGATTAATTTCACTACCCCCGTTGAGAAGAAAAAGGTGACAGTTGATGGTTTATCGCTCACTTTAGTATATGGTGGTCGCGCCGTCACAGCCCATGCCGATAAACGCGCTCAGGTAGCCGAAATTTTAGGAATGACTCCCAATGCGATCGCGGCTGTTGACGGTGGCTTTTTCTCCTTAGAGCGTATTGATGGCAATACGATGATTGGACCTGTGATGAGTCAATTCTCTAGCAATGCAGGCGTTTTTAATGTCGGTAATAAAGGCGAAAATCCATTGTTAAATGGTCGTCCCCTCGTATTAATTAGTCCTACGACAATCAAATTTATTCCCTTTAATGCCGCTAAGCACAATTCTTTAGAAGCAGTCAAGGCGGAGTTACCTGATGTCACTGATGCCTTTGTTGCCGCAGGTTGGCTCGTTCGTGATGGTAAACCCCAATCCGCCGAGTCCTTTGGAAAGCTCTATGGTTTTGATGCTAGTCGCGATCGCGCTTTTTGGGGAATCGATCGCTCTGGTAGACCCGTAATCGGCGTAACGATGGAAATGATCGATTCCGTCGGCTTAGGTAAAGTCTTGGCAAAGGCTGGTTTGCAAGATGTCGTCATGCTTGATTCGGGCGCTAGTGCCTCCCTTGCCTATCGCGGCAAATCAGTGATGGCGTATGAGCCTCGCCCTGTTCCCCATATTGTCGCACTCCTGCCTCCCGATCCTGCCCCCGTAGAGGCTGCCGAAAAGCCCAATTGCCCAGTTAGTCTTAATCGATTTTAG